A genomic segment from Chrysemys picta bellii isolate R12L10 chromosome 11, ASM1138683v2, whole genome shotgun sequence encodes:
- the MTX2 gene encoding metaxin-2 isoform X2 — protein sequence MCNLPVQVVCRANAEYMSPSGKVPFIRVGNQVVSELGPIVQFVKAKGHSLSDGLDEVQKAEMKAYMELVNNMLLTAELYLQWCDDTTVEEITHPRYGSPYPWPLNRILAYQKQWEVRRKMKAIGWAGKSLEQVLEDVDQCCQALSQRLGTQSYFFNKQPTELDALVFGHLFTILTTQLTSDELSEKVKNYSNLVAFCRRIEQHYFEDHDKDSSASAASRSSKGYLPS from the exons ATGTGCAATCTGCCAGTCCAGGTGGTTTGTAGAGCAAATGCAGAATATATGTCCCCATCTG GCAAAGTACCCTTTATTCGTGTAGGAAATCAAGTAGTATCAGAACTTGGCCCCATAGTCCAGTTTGTAAAAGCCAAG GGCCATTCACTCAGTGATGGGTTGGATGAAGTCCAAAAAGCTGAGATGAAAGCCTACATGGAATTAGTCAATAATATGCTATTGACAGCAGAG ttGTATCTTCAGTGGTGTGATGATACAACAGTAGAGGAG attacTCATCCAAGGTATGGATCCCCTTATCCTTGGCCTCTCAATCGCATTTTGGCCTATCAGAAACAATGGGAGGTCAGACGTAAGATGAAAGCTATTGGATGGGCTGGCAAGTCACTTGAACAG GTGTTGGAAGATGTAGATCAGTGTTGTCAAGCTCTCTCTCAAAGACTGGGAACACAATCATATTTCTTCAATAAGCA GCCAACTGAGTTAGATGCTTTGGTATTTGGACATCTGTTCACAATTCTTACTACTCAGCTGACCAGTGATGAACTCTCTGAAAAAGTGAAAAACTACAGCAACCTCGTGGCCTTTTGCAGGAGAATAGAGCAACACTATTTTGAGGATCATGATAAAGACAGCTCTGCAAGTGCTGCATCCAGGTCCTCAAAGGGTTATCTACCGAGTTAA